TCGGTCAAACGCTGTTCTATTCTTTAATTTTTATTTTTTCGGTTTGCTCTGATACCTTGTATTTTGAAATCCATCTTTTCCAATTTATTGTATCCATTTAATATAACTAATTATTTATAGTCTGCCAAATAAATTGAATCTGGTCATAAATTTTAGGAGGTTTTTTGAGCATGGAAATGGATGCCGTAGACAAGCTGGTTTTTCATGTAATCGAGAAGGTCTCTGAAGATGAATGTGATCTCGATAAGGCAACTGAGTCTGTCATTTCTTTTTCACATGAGAATTTGCTTTCACCTGAGACCCTGCTGAAACTCTCCTTTATTTTCGGCAATGATAAGATGTTCCGGGAAGAATATGTAGTCTCAAGGGCTTCTGCTTCTCTTTTCTCAGGTAAAATGCGGGAAGAAGCCCATATGGTGGCAGGAAAAACGGCTTCTTTACTGGGGCTTATGGAATCCGCTGCCAGGGAATTCAAAGAAATTCTTGAAGAAAATCCGGGAAATATAGAAGCCCTCTGCGGATATGGATCTATGCTTGCCGGGGCAGGGTAGCTGGACGGAGCACGGATTCAGTATGAAAAAGCTCTTGAGTTCAATCCTGACCATGTGGAAACCCTTTGCAGTTATGGCTGCGTGCTTTACAGGCTCAGCCAGCTGGATAAAGCCGAAGAAGTATATAGAAGAGCCCTTCTTCTTGACCCCGATCATGTCGAATCGCACTGCGGGTATGGAATTTTGCTCAACAGGCGCGGACAGAAAACCGAAGCAGGCCTCCATTATGCACGTGCTCTTGAAATCGACCCGGAGCACGTTGAATCAAATTTCCGCTATGCACGTCTGCTTGAGGAAAAAGGGGAGCCAATTGAGGCCGAAACTTATTACATAGTAGCTCTCAAAGCAGACCCCGAAAGCTCTAAACTCCACCTTTATTATGCCCGCCTGCTTGCACAACACGGACTCATCCATGGGGCAAGAGTGCACTTCAGGTATGCGCTTAAAATTAGCCCTGAAGACGTTGAAGCTCACTGCGAATATGCAAGGCTGCTTGCCAGGTTCGGGCACAGGCATGAAGCTGAAGTTCAGTACAAAAAAGCCCTTGAACTCAACCCCGGGCATTTTGGGAGCCTTTCCGGTTATGGAGATCTGCTTAAAGAAAAGGGGCAGTACACCGAAGCTGAAAAAATTTACAGGCAGGCAGAATGTTTCAGACAGGACGCCTGGTAATAAATTAATAATCCCTGTCCGCTCAGGCTGGCAAAGCCAGGATTCAGTAAAGCCGTAGAGGCTCAATTCCTTTTTTTTCCATAAGGCAGGCAGGGATATCAAGTACCTGCCGAACTGAATCGATTATAATTCCATCTGAAGTCGCAATGATAAGGTTTTTTTCTGAATTTCCTCCTTCTCTTTTCAGGTCAAAATCCGCAGTTTTTGATGTGTATGCGTCTCCCAAAATCCCGTAATTTTCAATTTTGCGGCGGATGAAACCTGCAAGTTCTCCACTCCGGCTAATCTGTGAATCAAGAAGGAAGCTTACTGACTTCAGGCTGGCTTCTGATAAAAATTCAAGGACTGAGTCAAGGGCTTCCTCGAGATCTTCAGCCTGGTTTTTTTTGCCGAAATAATAGCGTGTGTCCCTGATATATCCGTCGTCGCAGAACCACATGGGTTCGTTTTTGAGGAGGCTGTCGACACTCAGCAGGACATTGTACCCATCAAGCAGAAGGTCTCTGTTATTTATGCTATCACAGGCTATTTTCTTCCTGATCCTCGAGACTACTTTTTCCGGGGAAACAATTACTCTGCTGAGAATGTGCCGCTCCTCTGCGCTTAGCCTGGAATGCTCAGCTACAAAACGGATAGTTGCGAATTTAGGATAGCCCCAGCGCAGGATACTCCGGATATCTCTGGCAGGCTTCAACAATTTTTCTTTCGGGTCTGACCCGGGAAAAGAGGCAGTACTCTCTTGCATAATTCTCATTTCACGAAGGAAGTTCTTTAAATGAGTGAAGATATGTTATATATACATATTTGCACAAATAAAAATAGCAATCTTGCTACCCGACAGTTAATTTGCCTGTTTATCTGTCGGTTTCTATTCCGGTTTATTCAATTTAAGTCTGGTTTTCAACCGGAAGCCAGCTTATATTCAGAATGTGAGGTATCTTTATGGCTCCGATTGAGGGTTGTAATATGGAAGTTTTGTGGCTGGCTCAGGAAGAAGTAAAAAGTGTTATGGACATGCATTCCGATATGCAGGTAGTTGAAAGGGCTTTCAGGCAGCACGGGCTTGGCAAGGTGCAGATGCCGCCTAAGTCCTATCTTTACTATACTGCTTACAACGGCGACCTGCGTACAATGCCTGCATACCTTGAAGAAGAGGACATTACCGGCGTAAAGATTGTAAATGTCCACCCCGGAAACCCCACGCGCAACCTGCCCACAGTAATGGCGCTGATCATTCTTATTTCCCCTGAGACCGGAGCCCCTGTAGCGATCATGGACGGGACCTACCTGACAGATATCAGGACAGGTGCAGCCGGTGGAATTGCCGCAAAATACCTTGCAAGGAAAGACTCGAAAGTAATCGGGCTTGTAGGCGCAGGAAACCAGGCAAGGACCCAGCTTGAATCTCTTTGTGAGGTTTTTGAGCCTGAATCTGTCAGGATTACCTCCAGGACAAAGGAAAGCTGTGAACAGTTTATCCGGGATATGGCAGATATCGTGCCCTGCGAAATTCATTATGAAGAAAGCATTGAAAAGGTCTGTGACTGTGATATCCTTGTCACAACAACCCCTTCCAGAAAACCAATTGTAAAAGCCAGCTGGATCAAAGAAGGCACTCATATAAATGCAATAGGCGCAGATGCAGTAGGAAAAGAAGAACTTGACCCCGAAATTCTCCTCCGTGCCAAGGTTATTGTCGACGACATGATCCAGGCTCTCCATTCCGGAGAAGTGAACGTCCCCCTATCCAAACACTATATCTCGGAAAATGATATCCATGCCCAGCTCGGAGAAGTGATGGTCGGTCTCAAGCCCGGAAGGACCAGTGAGGAAGAGATTACGATATTTGATTCCACAGGGCTTGCAATCCAGGATGTAGCAACCGCACACCTGGTCTATGAAAGGGCTGTCCGTGAAGGGCTTGGCAGACAGGTCCGCATGTTCTGATGGTTGTTTAGACCTCTTTACAATTGTTTAGCCCTCTTTACTTGGCATGAAAGTCCATGATGAGAAAACTCATCACGTACTCTCTCCTTCCTTTTTTCCCATAATTGCGATAATTCCACTAATTATTGTTATCCTTTCATCAACCGAGAATATCTCTGCCTCAACAATCTTTCTCTTTTTAACTTCTCCCTTTTGGTATCCTGTTTCATCTTCGTACATCTCATCGTTTGTGATCAAATGCCATATTATTGTTGCAATTTTCCTTGCTAAGGCAATAATTGCCTTAGCATATCCAATTGTCTTCTTTTTCCTGTTAAAAAACTCCTTTAATCTGCTATTTTTCTTTCTTGCTGCTGCTTGAGCAATCTGAGTTAGAATCCACCTTGCTACTTTTGATCCTCTCTTAGTGATTCTTCCGTTATGGTATTTATCTGCAGATTGATACACATTAGGAACTATTCCAAGCCATGAAGCAAGTTTATCTCCCGTTGGAAAATCCCTGAAATCTCCTATTTCAGCAATTAGAGTTGCCGCACCAAGCTCCCCAATACCTGGAACTGACATCAAAATTTCCATTTCCCTTTTATGCTTTTGATAAGCATAATTGAAAATTTCTCTTTCAAGAACTTCAATTTCTTCATCTAAATGTTTTATAAGATTCAGACATATCTGAAGCCTTATTGCAGCACTCTGTGATATTTCTCTATCCAGAATTTCCCTTATCTGAACACTCTTTTTCCGAACATTTGGAGAAAGCGACTCTATAATTTGATCAATATTTTTACCTGAAGAGATTCCTGCTAGAATTGCTCTACCATTTTTTCCAAAAATGTCAGTCAGAACATCACCCAGATGTAACATTTCGGAGGAAAGAATTGCATGAGTTTCATTTTTAATGTCCGTTCTTTTTCTTACAAGAGTTAGGCGAAGCCTGACGTATGACCTGAATTCTCTATGTTTCTTCGGAAAAACTCTTGATGGTTGAACCATCTTATTCAATGCAAGTTTTGCAATTACTTCGGAATCTATTTTATCTGTTTTTTTATGTGTAAATGCTTTCATATCTCGAGCATTTCCAACTATAACAGGCAAATGATCTATCAATGCCTCATAAATCGGAACCCAGAAATCACTTGTTGATTCACAGGCAACAACATCACATGATTCACAGGCAACAACATCACATTTTTCAGAGGTTACCAAATTTTTAAGATCTAAAATCCCATCATCATCTCTGGCAAAACGATGTTGTTGTTTTTCACCGGATCTACTGAGGATAGTAGCAATAACAAAACGTTTGTGAATGTCTAAACCACAAGATTTGTTTATTTCTCCGTCCAATTTACATTACTCCATCATTTCCAGGACAGTAGAATTGCTTCAAAGGCAATTTGGCATCCGTGATCAAGGTCACATCTGGGCCTTCGATGGCAATTCAATGGTTAGTTTTTTGACGGCTTCGGAGAACCAAAGTAAAAACAACCTTCCTGTCCAAAGGTAATGATGGAGTTCTATTATCAAAAAAGCTAAGTGAAAAGGATTTTCATTTTTTGGGCATGTTATTCCAAGAATATCATGTGTGTTTTTTATTTTTCTGGAAGTTTCCGATCTATTTTTTCTATTTCCGGATTCCGAAAGTGGATGTTCCAGTTTTCTTATTCAGAATCCCTGAAGACAGGGTTCTGTCCGAGATTCGGGTTAAAAATAGAGTTCAAACTTACGAAATTACAGGGAATTCTGTATCGGATATAGATAAATACAGATAATAATGCTAGTTGATGAAGAATACAAAAGACAGTTCGGCATCAGTATTTTCTTTCTATAGAACTGCCTTTTTATTCTTCCTTTCCAGATCTAAAACAGAATAAAAATATTTCTTGAATGAAATCAGGAGGCTAATTTAAATCTTTTTACTTCCTTTTTGTTTTACTTTCTTTTTCTTCAGGTCCTTTCTTTTTTTCAGGATTCAGGGTTAATTCTTGTTCCATACTTCCCACGGTAATTATATAATCGCCTGCGGGAAGCGAATCAGTATCATAGTTGAATTTGAAATTTCCTTTTTCGTCAGCTTGTGCAGCTTCGTAACAGGTCTCGAATGTGAGTTTTACCTGTCCATTTTTTGCCTGTCCGGTATTCGAATTACTTTTACACATGTTTTTATTAGACTCTTCTTTTTTGCTTACAATATCTCCGTCGATTTTCACGAAATAACTCATCCAGGGGGGTATGTTTGATTGAGATAGTGAGGCTTCGCCTTCCAGGGCATTTGAGTGTCTCGTAAACCACCTGAATTTCTTAACTCTTACGTTTATGTCTCTGACCTTAACGCCGTCTTCTCCGGTGGCATTTACTTTGAAGGAGCTTTCACCTCCTGATATTGTTTTTGGAATGAACAGCTTATTTATCTGATATTTGTAACCTTTACCTGAAACAGGGACCATTTCTTCATGTAAAATAGTTACTTCAATTATTTCATTATTGGATGCCTCTCCTGAAATTGTAATTTCATCCCCTACACAGGGGCAGGCAGGAGATAATTCCCAGTGAGTAACATCAGCAGATGCGGGTAATATCAGGATTCCCGCGGCAGCACAAAACAGCATTACTATAAAAAGGGATTTTCTCTGAAACTCATATCTCAAAATGAATCCTCCTTGAATGCCTGCCTGATTTTTCATGCAGACCTGAGAAGTGATTTTTATAAATGAAATTCTCTTCAATTATCTTT
This window of the Methanosarcina mazei S-6 genome carries:
- a CDS encoding tetratricopeptide repeat protein, whose product is MEMDAVDKLVFHVIEKVSEDECDLDKATESVISFSHENLLSPETLLKLSFIFGNDKMFREEYVVSRASASLFSGKMREEAHMVAGKTASLLGLMESAAREFKEILEENPGNIEALCGYGSMLAGAG
- a CDS encoding tetratricopeptide repeat protein; this translates as MQYEKALEFNPDHVETLCSYGCVLYRLSQLDKAEEVYRRALLLDPDHVESHCGYGILLNRRGQKTEAGLHYARALEIDPEHVESNFRYARLLEEKGEPIEAETYYIVALKADPESSKLHLYYARLLAQHGLIHGARVHFRYALKISPEDVEAHCEYARLLARFGHRHEAEVQYKKALELNPGHFGSLSGYGDLLKEKGQYTEAEKIYRQAECFRQDAW
- a CDS encoding DUF434 domain-containing protein, whose translation is MQESTASFPGSDPKEKLLKPARDIRSILRWGYPKFATIRFVAEHSRLSAEERHILSRVIVSPEKVVSRIRKKIACDSINNRDLLLDGYNVLLSVDSLLKNEPMWFCDDGYIRDTRYYFGKKNQAEDLEEALDSVLEFLSEASLKSVSFLLDSQISRSGELAGFIRRKIENYGILGDAYTSKTADFDLKREGGNSEKNLIIATSDGIIIDSVRQVLDIPACLMEKKGIEPLRLY
- the ala gene encoding alanine dehydrogenase; this translates as MEVLWLAQEEVKSVMDMHSDMQVVERAFRQHGLGKVQMPPKSYLYYTAYNGDLRTMPAYLEEEDITGVKIVNVHPGNPTRNLPTVMALIILISPETGAPVAIMDGTYLTDIRTGAAGGIAAKYLARKDSKVIGLVGAGNQARTQLESLCEVFEPESVRITSRTKESCEQFIRDMADIVPCEIHYEESIEKVCDCDILVTTTPSRKPIVKASWIKEGTHINAIGADAVGKEELDPEILLRAKVIVDDMIQALHSGEVNVPLSKHYISENDIHAQLGEVMVGLKPGRTSEEEITIFDSTGLAIQDVATAHLVYERAVREGLGRQVRMF
- a CDS encoding IS110 family RNA-guided transposase, with protein sequence MDGEINKSCGLDIHKRFVIATILSRSGEKQQHRFARDDDGILDLKNLVTSEKCDVVACESCDVVACESTSDFWVPIYEALIDHLPVIVGNARDMKAFTHKKTDKIDSEVIAKLALNKMVQPSRVFPKKHREFRSYVRLRLTLVRKRTDIKNETHAILSSEMLHLGDVLTDIFGKNGRAILAGISSGKNIDQIIESLSPNVRKKSVQIREILDREISQSAAIRLQICLNLIKHLDEEIEVLEREIFNYAYQKHKREMEILMSVPGIGELGAATLIAEIGDFRDFPTGDKLASWLGIVPNVYQSADKYHNGRITKRGSKVARWILTQIAQAAARKKNSRLKEFFNRKKKTIGYAKAIIALARKIATIIWHLITNDEMYEDETGYQKGEVKKRKIVEAEIFSVDERITIISGIIAIMGKKEGEST